The nucleotide sequence ctaGCCAATGGACGatacagtcttgagatgttatagttaagacgagacattcctgggctcctttcagcggcattctaagcacgggataggtggatccttcgggccatgtctgataagatgttgccatgttgtggagttcgAACGGAAGAGGACCGACTTCTTTGAAgcactctgagtgtactccgagtagtattcttgataggttgacgtcgtgttccagagctttgttggaaaagaactcggttttccaaaagaactcggataagacttcatcTTGGAAgtggaacctgagtttgaatcggatgcgtgaagtcatgaaatctgagttggattggacatcatgagctacgcgaatcttctATCAAGTTGATCTatcgttgtcgccgaaatggaaaagtcctgatgatgatctgaattttCGAGGAggcggccttggagcttgccatcgtcgcctgccacgtagatccatgaaccgaagatgaaggttgatccctttgagaagatcatgttgtctaggtccatcgagctctcggatgcaaagttgccgaaagcccctacctggcgtgccagctgtcgatgtttgaccaccgatagcctgccacgggggtccctggggcagtttgtttgggcttcagcgtatgcagaactcgatggttaacgcaagagacagtcgatttatcctggttcggaccctcaatcttcgatcgagtaatagccctatgtccagtcggcgttagcctttgcgttggattgattgtaaagtgttgtgttgtacaattgttctctgaactcccaatccaaggagtcctgccctcctttatatagtcaggaggccagagtcctagttggtttacaatgagagtttctagtaggattacagaataatactactactaagattacaggggaagaatcctagttagactagttcttctcccttccttgcggggtatcccgtgggtcccgcaccgacaggcAGTGACGCCGTCAGGCAGGGAACGGTCTTCTCACCACGACAAAAGGAATAGCTCGGCCCGAAAAAGCTCGGCCGGTGGTGTTGCATCGACTAGGGCTATTCGCCTGGGTGAATAATCCTTGGTGACCCATTTAATTGTTTTGCAGGTTTCGCTAGGGAAGTAGATAGCCGTCTTCACGGTGCCGGCGGCTTCCGTTCACTAGGGCTTGCACGGTTGGCCAGGAAGCGACATGAAGCAGGGCGGGTCAGGACCCCTGGTAATGGAGACGGGAATCCCGATCTTCCgccaggtagaggtaactatcgttgtggcggagaatgacacaccaatccggctttagatcgaaagatcgaaccctgcaatcttagcaccacaactcctctggttatcaaccaagatacagatctggttgacctcgccaagaaggctaatccctgcctgcgcaacgaagaacacaagcaagaacaagaaagaaagcaaccaaattgcagatgaatgattaatctcacgagttggggtctcacaaaccgatgaacgacgaaactattcttgatagaataatctaagtaaaactcaaaccctaatggaggggcggcggctatttatgaagactctagggtcgtgcaagacccctggacgcgcccctaatgggcccaaactcgatacatggtccaatggaccaaaagacggtgtcgcagcaccctggcagattctagacgctgacttgttttgatgattcccgtcTATTCCGAAcatcttttgacgtgaaaccacttggattggcttccttatcaaattagctttccatccatatgtggatcatcgaaaatggagtccagatgcgtcctgggtggccagtttaaggcagactggtcctggaggccgagacagacttgaattcttgttggactggaccTTCGGCttatgttggacgtccttgctggtcatcatcacctccaccacttcttctaagtccttcatgaccctctccaatgttcctaagcaagataacatcattaggtagtagtctattctcaaaagtatgaaaagtatcgcttaagaacgagctcacctctaaattgagttgtcgctttcgagcccgggcattggaccttgcatgacggttggaggatcagtgggtacctctgaagaagtgatgtcctcatcacctgggGTCGGCGTTACCTGAGGCGGGCGGCAACTCCGAATGGCGGGCAAGCCTATGGCGTCGGGGAATATTCCCCGAATGTGTAGTAATTGAAAGGGCATTCTTATCTGGAGAAAAGCCTACGGGCTTGTATAAATAACCCCCGTCGGGGGAGTGTAAAGAGGAGGAAAATAAAATCAATAAAATTGTCCATTTTTTCGCATACGTTTTCCCTTCACTTCATTTCGCATCTGACTTCGCTCGCGCAACAACCTAGTGTTCGAAGCCTAGGGCCTTAACAACAAAAAGGAAACCACAGTACCCTACTAAaacaaagatgaaaagaaaatgaCTGAATATCGAGGTCTGGATACTCTATCGATCACTCGAAGGTCTGCACACCCATTCTACATGCTCTTTTCTCAGTGAAGTATAATTGATGTATAACCATGCATAATTATGCCACTTGAGTATAGTGACATCGAAGATTCCGTTATCAATATTGAAGGTGTCTGACAAAATGAAATAGAGAGACAAAAGAGAAGCTACTAGACAAAAAAAAGTAGAATGACTTCTTTATGGAGAAGCATGTGAACCGGGACGCCATGAGCAGTAACCCGCCATGGTCATGAGCAGTAACCATCAACCTTTAGAGACTTGTCCACACATGCACGACCTCATTGGAATCTACAGCTGGCAGCAAACATAATTGTCCTTGCACACAGACGTCTCAACAGTGTTTCTACGAGTGATGGCCCGCCACCTTATACTGGTTTATCTGTTTAAAGCTAAATCAAGCATGTATCCTAAGACTGTCTTCAACAACCACGATCCAAAATACAAGACCAattcgtcctttgggtagcgctacaggcaaatggttcaatacctattttttgtcttctccaacaataagacCCAAAACACAACCATTTCTGTAAATGGGTCTCCAGGAGAGAATATACTTAAATTTGGGTTTGTCTCTCTTGGCACCTAAAATGggtcttccatataggtactctgttggaggctataggTATTATGTTAGAGACCCATTTTAGATTTAGGTTCCGCAATAGGTCTCCTTGCCTCCGCCTAACCATGCATCCTAACAAAGGCCCCCCCTCCTCGTAACAAAGGTCCCCCCAAAAAATAAAGAAATCAAAGACTCAGATGGTTCAGTGACTCCGCTTCATTTTGAATATTCCGTACGCCTCTGCTTTCCGGATTCATTCATGAACGGTTTACATTGTTGCTTGCAAATACAGTAGACCAAAATTGATAAATTACCAAGAGAAATGGTCGTAGCCTGGTAGGACTGAACTTTAGCTACTTCGCAATCTGTTGATTCATCTTCGTCATTGGATGGAAACCGTATCCTCAACTCACATGATTTCAAACAAAGTGGGAGCCAATTGAAATCAAGAAATACAATGTACATGCTCTCCTCCATAATAAACAACTAATAATGTCTCCATTTTATCATGGTGCCTCAGTTGCTGATCAGAAAAGTACACTCTGGCGTGCTTTCGTAGCGAATGGCTGGGCTTATCAGCAAGTGGTGGCGAAATTTCTTCCACACACTGAAAGAGTGAAAGTTACGTATGAACGATAGGCACAGCTACCTACTATCCTTCGGTGTGAGGGACCAATCGAATCGATGCTCCCGTGTTGAAGGCACCATTGAAGTTTCATCTACCTTCAGTGTCCTCCTTTCCCACCATATTATCTCCTCTTCAGCCTCTCTCCGTCCTCTCCTTGCCTCCTCGACTCCGGCGCTCATGTGCTGTGTGCTCTGGGTGCAATGGCAGAGGTGGCGGTCAGCATGGTGGTCGGGCCACTGCTGTCCCCAGTGAAGGAGAAGGCGTCCAGCTACCTCCTGGAGCAGTACAAGGTGATGGAGGGCATGGAGGAGCAGCACAAGATCCTCATGCGCAAGCTGCCTGCCATCCTCGACGTCATCaccgatgccgaggagaaggcgaGGCGCCGAGAAGGAGTGAAGGCGTGGCTCAAGGAGGTCAAGACGGTGGCGTATGAGGCGAATGCAGCCTTTGACGAGTTCAACTACAAGGCGCTCCGTCGTGaaaccaaggagaaggggcacatCCGCAAGCTTGGCTTCGAGGGAGTGAAGCTCTTTCCTACTCACAACCGTGTTGCATTCCGTAATAGAATGGGCAACAAGCTTCGCAGGATCGTGCAGACCATTGATTTGTTGCTTGTGAAGGTTTCTAAGGCTTATTTTGCAGGTGAATACTCGGTCAATGATGCTTGGAACTTCAATGAGCTTGAGAAACAAATCACCAAGGGATATTTATGATCATTAATTAAACCTTCCTTCTGGACTCTGGAGGATGCGAGCTAGGTAGCATGCGGCTTGCAACCAGTGGCCATGTCATTTGCCACCAATTATATAGAAACTAGCGGGTAACCCCGCGCTTCGCGCGGGCAGGAGACTAACAATGTAGACAATGTATAACAGTTTTAGATCAGTCAATTATGATTTAAACACTCCATTTTAACACGTTGCACAGGCTAGAAATGCAGAAGCAATAAGTCGTCCTTTTATTGCCTAATAGCATATAAGCACGGACAAATGTGTGTGTATTTCCTCTTGCATACCAAGCCGCAAATAAAGTCTGCGTACAAAGGTACTTGAGCAAACATACTGCTGTTACatatgaatagcataaccaaaatAGGTAAACTCGCTAAGCTGCTAAAAATTCGCTACCCTTGTCAAATTGGAGAAGCGTGAAGCACACATGGTGGAAGGATGTCCTGACGATGATGCCAAGAGGTTGGAGCTATGAGCACTGTAAGCCTGGCATCTTGACCTGGAAAACACTATGAAAAACAAATACATGGGCAGTGGTTAATACCcaatgaattggatatatatgtgcAGAGGTAATTTACAAATATATGATGATGCCAAACATTCGAAGCAATGAAGGTAGATGAAGAAATCTGACCTCGGAGAGGAGTAGGCTCGCCGTGCACACGGTTGGAGTAGAATGGGCAGATGAAAGTACCAGATAAGCATGGAGCTGCCTTTCTCTCACTAACACTTGGTGCAATAAGTCTGAAGCTTATCATCCTGTCGAGCCTGTTGCAAGCCGAGCCAGGGCATATGTAGCTGAATCATGGAGGGGCGAGCAGCATTAGTGATTAGCTACAAGGGAtgtggtacggatattttccgaccgtattcgaaaccgaatccgtttagaggggttgagatctgtccgtatccgagtccggatatccaacatccgataccgtatccatatccgaatactcaaatcgcatatttatgatgtcgatatccaatcgtatcctatccgacatagttgacactatccgtattcgaatccgaatccggatagaaatatgaaaacaaatgtaatatcagccataacacccgagcaagaactgcaacagctgcaagcacagttgcaaagagcgcaacaagagagggacagaatggcagcagcattcgcagctaatcagcaagctattcaagcgtcagcacaagcagcagaaataaggcagcagttggtagtcctacatgctgagatgctaagcatgcagcatgcagtaccagcgtcaacctccacaatcccagcctccgcagcagCACCAACTGTAACCATGCTTCAAGGTCCTacgccagtgatcagccagccgacgatgccatctcaggtgatgcggaggcctatcaatcccaagtccccactatctgaaggcatacaacagtcgccatggccaacaacgtacaagccaatcacactacccaagttcaacggaaagactgacccccatcagttcattatgagttatgaggcagcagtagcctccgtcggcggagacgatgccgtcttggcaaagtcatttgtcattgcagccgaaggcgacgtgctggcttggtattctatgctcaaaccaagtacagtctattcttgggagaacctccgggacaagatattggcaaacttcaaagggctaacagcacagtcgctgacttccacagatctgtttcagtgcaagcaaatgcagggagagacactacatgactacttccggaaattcgtgcaactaaaggcgaaggcaccagatgtcCTAGAGGAGATcaccattgaagcagcgatcaaaggcctccgaatcgggccGTTCGTAGCACACTTAGCAAGAGAGAAACAAACCTCCATTcagcagttgtatgacgagtttgagaagtactgcagatcagacaatgacctccgcaagaggctggaggagcaaggtcaaaacagacaacaaaacatcaacaaaaattcccagaaaacctatacgaaccagaatgtatcaaatcagaagccaagccaggggcaagtgctcagtatCGAGGGTCAACCCCACCCCAAGCAAGGGCAATAGGCAGCGCCAACACGGCCGGAGACCCAGACAAGGAACCAAagtcggcaaggttaccaaggcaaaaactggaacagaaaccaaagccagaaaAAACGCaagccatattgcgtttttcacggcgaaaacgcagggcacagcaccaaagattgtccggagacaaaaaaacacaggaaaggatgaagaacaagcagactgcccaatcaccgacacagcagagcacaagagaggtcaacaccacctacacaactggccaccagcagtactacccaatgtacccagcgctaaacgcaacccaaatacatccctccacactggcctctgcctaacccaaacttcctaccagcatggcggtcatcacCTTCGCAGCAGCCTTCGGTGGGcaactacaggtcggaggcaagcctgacctacataaacccaaaatctccccatataacctacctcgaaacaaacccaccggagcaaaaccgaataaggttcgagcctccgcagccacagcaccacatgcagcaactgcctctgccaccaccacacaacccacccccaacaccaaaaaacgagccaaacccagaaaaccaagtcaaccctcatggagcactgccaacaataggcatgatattgccaatcgccggaggatcatcaatggagtttcaaacgaaaaagcagaaaaaggatcacctccgcctggtaaacaatgtagcagtctAAGGCTCGGTGAaacacacagattggtccagagtcccaatcaccttcacagaagaagatcttcagctagagagctaccctcatgcagacgcaatggtgatcaagaccaacatagcagcatgggagataagcagaatacTGGTCAACATgggcagttcagcagatatcatcttcgcaaatacatTCAACCAAATGAAGCTTAGCATAAATCAACTACAACCCTCtgaatcccctttaataggattcggaggcaagcagatacaagcattaggaaaaatctcactcctagtgtcgttcggaacccaagcgaatgccagaaccgagtacataaccttcgacgtcgtcgatctgtattacccatacaatgccttttTGGGCAGaagattcacaaccaaattcaacgtaGCCCTACacatggcctacctgtgcatgaaaataccagcacttcATGGTATCATCACAGTTCAAggtagccagaaagaagcaagaaacatagagaaagctatctacagagcccaaagaaacatcaatgcagtagAGTCAGcaaacaaagaactagagcctctggATATGCCCAAAGGACAAACAGATATGGCaagtcaagaagagacaaagctgatccctctagaaaaTGAGTTACCAGACAGCAAAGTAAAAATCAGCTCTCAATTGAgcaaggcagaagaggaagagctcatgcaaactctagtaaaaaataaggacatcttcgcctggtcagcctccgacctctagggagtcagcagggacatcatatagcatgaactggatatcaatgaaaacatgagaccaagaaagcagaaacagagaaaaatatcagaggatagaatcctggcagcaaaggcggaggtgcaaagactgctagatgcaaaagtcatcagggaagtcaagtattcagaatggctcgcaaacgtagtactggtaccaaagaagaacggcaaaatgagaatgtgcatagatttcacagatctgaacaaagcttgcaaaaaagaccctttcccattgccaagaatagatgcctccatcGATAAGgtagccagatgccagaggttctctctcctagactgtttctctgggtatcaccaaatctggatgaaaaaagaagacaaagacaagacaagtttcaccactccattcgggacatattgctacactAGAATGCCAGAGGGCCTCAAAAATGCTGgggcaacctttgccagaatgacaaaggaagttttgggctcacaactagatagaaacatcatagcctacgtcaacgacatagtggtcatgagcaagaacaagaatgATCATGTCTCTGACTTATAGGAGACCTTTGCCAACCTCAGGATAGCtagcctccgcctcaacccagagaaatgtatatttggagtcacaaaagggaaaATGCTaggttatatcataagcagcgaaggtatcaaagcgaacccagacaaaaccagagcaataatgacaatggcagagcccaaaaacaagaaagaagtgcaaaagctgacgggaagaatagcagcgctcaacagattcatctcaaaatcagcagaacgcagcctacccttcttccaagccctgaggggtgGAGGCAACTTTAAATGGGGGTCCAAGTAGTCGAAGGCATTTCATAACCTCAAAGAGTATCTAGCAAACTCACTGATGGTCTCCGTCCTAGAATCGGACAACCACCTATTgctgtatgtggcggcctccgaccatgcagtcagcatAGTTTTAGTCcacgagctggaaaaagaatcagaaaaaactcaaaaaccagtttatttcatctcagaagcactgtccggagcccAGCTAAACTATACAGAGGTAGAGAAAGTagcctacgcagtgctgatggcatcaagaaaactaaatcATTACTTCCAAGCCCATGAAATCTCaattccaacatcgctgccactacaagacttgctcagaaacaaagaagcctccggcagaataggcaaatgggctatagAGCTATGACAGTTTGAAATCTCATATGTCCCtagaacaacaatcaaatcacaagcattagctgattttgtagcagattggacacctccgacagagcccaaggtacagCAAACAACTCAAGGCTAGATAGCATTCACAGATGAAGCCTGGGGCCATgccggagcaggagcctccgctgtcctaacggcaccctccggcgtcagactgaaatatgtagcaaggctagagttcaaatcaacaaacaacatagtagaatatgaaggcctcatcttagcgctgagcaaagcaaaggccctaggggcaaaaacattgacagtcaaaacagattctcaagtggtcactggccaagtagagaaagaatacacagcaagagagccagaactcatcaaatatcTATCCGTTGttagaaatttggagcggagattcgagggtttcaccctgaagcacatcccaagatcaaaaaatgcagaggcagatgaattggcaaatgctacggcaaacaacctgccactgcctccaaacactttttaccagatcttgaagtctccggcaac is from Miscanthus floridulus cultivar M001 chromosome 7, ASM1932011v1, whole genome shotgun sequence and encodes:
- the LOC136466515 gene encoding putative disease resistance protein RGA4 gives rise to the protein MAEVAVSMVVGPLLSPVKEKASSYLLEQYKVMEGMEEQHKILMRKLPAILDVITDAEEKARRREGVKAWLKEVKTVAYEANAAFDEFNYKALRRETKEKGHIRKLGFEGVKLFPTHNRVAFRNRMGNKLRRIVQTIDLLLVKVSKAYFAGEYSVNDAWNFNELEKQITKGYL